One Deltaproteobacteria bacterium DNA window includes the following coding sequences:
- a CDS encoding AAA family ATPase, whose translation MINIWPIGGGKGGSGKSFLAGNLGIWLAKQGNKTLLIDADFGAANLHTMIGIPYQHKGLSEFLNKQVRTLAETVIETRIPNHFLISGAGNNLDTANMAYEQKMKVFRAISKLAYDFTL comes from the coding sequence ATGATAAACATCTGGCCGATTGGGGGGGGCAAAGGGGGTTCGGGCAAGAGCTTCCTGGCGGGGAATCTCGGCATCTGGCTTGCCAAACAGGGGAATAAAACCCTCTTGATTGATGCCGATTTCGGGGCAGCCAATCTCCACACGATGATCGGTATCCCTTATCAGCATAAAGGCCTTTCGGAATTTTTAAACAAGCAGGTCCGAACTCTGGCGGAAACGGTCATCGAAACCAGGATTCCTAACCATTTTCTAATCAGCGGGGCCGGGAATAACCTGGACACGGCCAATATGGCCTACGAACAGAAAATGAAGGTTTTTCGGGCCATCTCCAAGCTTGCTTACGACTTCACCCTGC